In one window of Desulfovibrio inopinatus DSM 10711 DNA:
- a CDS encoding molybdopterin-containing oxidoreductase family protein produces the protein MTTKVVTTCTRDCPGCCGLSATVDAGRLTGLGVNPDFPLGRGGVCAKARAYVDRVYDPERVVTPLRRTRAGFERVGWSDALDEMADKLLATREKHGPEAVLYYMGYGERTALKLLNARFFNLFGGVTTLSGSLCGGTGQASQNLDFGERISHDPLDHLNAQSVILWGRNPVVTQHSLLWVLRDLKKQGKTLLVVDPTPSATARVFGGHIAVRPGGDVWLAMAAAGRVMERGLVNDRFISEYGEGFKEFSSLVKRYTVDDMAYRAGVLLDDVDRLASAMTNGAPAAILLGWGLHRRKTAHQSIRAIDALSAMTGNIGIAGGGVSQGFEEYGPYDPAIWGEDLAEPRRKLSMPSIGRSILEAKDPGIEMIVVSAANPVCMAPQAKLTRRAFEKTPFVVSMAQFLDDTSELADLVLPCATFLEERDVVAGYGHNYVGPVNKAIEPVGECRSQFDIFMDLASRFEFGSELIDTEERWLTRILRPLFDKGVTLADIEAGPIRIPDAPFVPYADKIFPTPSGKFRFMTEFVEEVPNETESYPYRLLSVGGAKFLCSERTMASHVGLPEISMAYEEVQRLGVSDGDAVEVCSPYGRLQAQCKSVKGQRRDVVIIPRGGWIKAGHGVNLLTRDGASDVGEGTPYYDCTVSVKPMGD, from the coding sequence ATGACAACGAAAGTCGTCACGACATGTACACGTGACTGTCCCGGATGCTGTGGATTGAGTGCAACCGTCGATGCCGGTCGCTTGACCGGTCTTGGTGTGAATCCGGATTTTCCTTTAGGCCGAGGGGGCGTTTGCGCGAAAGCTCGAGCATATGTCGATCGAGTGTACGATCCCGAACGGGTTGTGACTCCCCTGCGCCGGACACGAGCTGGATTCGAACGTGTCGGCTGGAGTGATGCGCTTGATGAAATGGCTGACAAGTTGTTGGCAACACGAGAAAAACATGGTCCGGAAGCGGTCCTGTATTACATGGGATATGGAGAACGGACAGCACTCAAGTTGCTGAATGCCCGTTTCTTCAATCTGTTCGGCGGAGTGACGACACTTTCCGGTAGCCTGTGTGGCGGTACAGGACAAGCCTCGCAGAACCTTGATTTTGGAGAAAGGATTTCTCACGATCCCCTTGATCATTTGAATGCCCAAAGCGTGATTTTGTGGGGACGAAATCCTGTTGTGACTCAGCACAGCCTGCTCTGGGTATTACGTGATCTCAAAAAGCAGGGAAAAACGCTTCTTGTTGTTGATCCGACTCCAAGTGCGACGGCTCGGGTCTTTGGTGGACATATTGCTGTTCGTCCCGGTGGCGATGTGTGGCTGGCCATGGCAGCAGCTGGACGCGTGATGGAACGAGGTTTGGTCAATGATCGTTTTATCTCCGAATATGGTGAGGGGTTTAAAGAGTTTTCGTCTCTTGTCAAACGCTATACAGTTGACGATATGGCCTATCGGGCCGGTGTCTTATTGGATGATGTAGACCGTTTGGCCTCAGCTATGACCAACGGTGCCCCGGCAGCCATACTCTTAGGATGGGGTTTGCATCGTCGCAAGACAGCGCACCAGTCCATTCGGGCCATTGATGCACTTTCAGCCATGACGGGGAATATCGGCATTGCCGGAGGTGGTGTCAGTCAGGGGTTTGAAGAGTACGGGCCGTATGACCCGGCCATATGGGGAGAAGATCTTGCCGAGCCGCGGCGCAAACTCTCTATGCCAAGCATAGGCCGATCAATTTTAGAAGCGAAAGATCCCGGTATTGAAATGATTGTCGTGAGCGCTGCCAACCCGGTCTGCATGGCACCACAGGCCAAATTGACACGACGTGCATTCGAAAAAACGCCGTTTGTGGTATCCATGGCGCAATTTCTTGATGACACATCGGAACTGGCTGATCTCGTTTTGCCATGCGCAACTTTTTTGGAAGAGCGCGATGTGGTTGCCGGATATGGACACAATTATGTCGGGCCGGTCAATAAGGCGATCGAACCTGTTGGAGAATGCCGCTCCCAGTTCGACATCTTTATGGATTTGGCCAGCCGATTCGAATTTGGCTCCGAATTGATTGATACGGAAGAACGCTGGCTCACGCGAATCTTGCGTCCGCTTTTCGATAAAGGCGTGACACTGGCCGACATTGAGGCCGGTCCGATTCGTATTCCCGATGCTCCGTTTGTTCCGTATGCAGACAAGATTTTTCCGACGCCTTCCGGCAAATTTCGCTTCATGACAGAGTTCGTGGAAGAGGTTCCCAACGAAACGGAATCGTATCCGTATCGTCTTCTCAGTGTTGGTGGAGCAAAGTTCTTGTGTTCCGAACGCACGATGGCTTCACACGTCGGTCTCCCTGAAATCTCCATGGCGTATGAAGAAGTTCAACGTCTGGGGGTGTCGGATGGCGATGCGGTTGAAGTCTGTAGTCCGTACGGACGGTTGCAGGCACAATGTAAGTCTGTGAAGGGACAACGACGCGATGTGGTCATTATACCCCGAGGGGGCTGGATTAAAGCGGGACACGGCGTCAACCTCCTTACACGTGATGGCGCAAGTGACGTGGGCGAAGGAACGCCCTATTATGATTGTACTGTTTCTGTGAAACCCATGGGGGATTAA
- a CDS encoding PAS domain-containing protein, with the protein MWDTQTVAGFFIPDVVAIVFGMGILGLLSYALWSTQTRLRRHIRRLEYELEKERKKRRRIVASYRMNRTFFDSALDEVPVPIFFKNADGLYTKINQAFADMLGQSRKNVLGFGVKDVAPSDLAKTYKDMDHRLFCGEEMRQSYESQVLFSDGKKHDVVFHKAALRTKSGVVRGILGMVFDVTPLKRTEQELRMALDELQAVFDNSLVGVVLLKGGRFIERINARGAEIFGFSPEELQGQSVSVVHVSPEHFLEFGEKYVSMLEHQDLFNIEYPLLRRNKTTVWCALSGRAVSSTDLSQGIIWIIDDITERKRHEIMREEIGQLARHSLKSPFGAMISVSDMFLSEENLTKEQLDRIATVQDTALHVFDLANVFLVMAGDGPEHFLIDREPVDIAWLARRVVVNVQRQAVQRQCTLAVYFDGHEMTTDDSLLMLGEKSMLYSMLSNVVKNALHASDPGQAVLISLFQGDCAMIEVQYENSAPTVICETFLHDDKWFEAQADIDFSLYSMRLTVEAHRGEVDIDTDSATKTIFRIRLPRMQAACEAKAETVSMQGGDI; encoded by the coding sequence ATGTGGGATACTCAAACCGTCGCCGGATTTTTTATTCCCGATGTTGTGGCCATCGTCTTCGGGATGGGCATACTGGGTCTCCTGTCCTATGCGTTGTGGTCTACACAGACTCGGCTTCGGCGACATATTCGACGACTTGAATATGAGTTGGAGAAAGAGCGAAAGAAACGCCGTCGAATTGTTGCGTCATACAGAATGAACCGGACGTTCTTTGATAGCGCGCTTGATGAAGTGCCTGTACCGATTTTTTTCAAGAATGCTGATGGGCTATATACAAAAATCAATCAAGCTTTTGCTGACATGCTTGGTCAAAGCCGGAAGAACGTACTTGGTTTCGGCGTCAAAGATGTTGCCCCATCGGATCTTGCCAAAACGTATAAAGATATGGATCATAGGCTCTTTTGTGGTGAAGAAATGCGGCAATCCTATGAGAGCCAGGTGTTGTTCAGTGATGGGAAGAAACACGATGTTGTTTTCCATAAAGCCGCCTTGCGAACAAAAAGTGGTGTGGTCCGGGGCATACTGGGAATGGTTTTCGATGTGACGCCATTGAAGCGGACCGAGCAAGAATTACGCATGGCACTTGATGAACTTCAGGCCGTATTCGACAATAGTCTGGTTGGTGTCGTGTTGCTCAAGGGCGGCCGGTTTATTGAAAGAATCAACGCACGGGGAGCGGAAATATTTGGTTTTAGCCCGGAAGAGTTGCAAGGTCAGTCGGTGAGTGTCGTCCATGTGTCTCCGGAACATTTTCTTGAGTTCGGAGAAAAGTATGTTTCCATGCTTGAACATCAGGATTTATTCAACATCGAATACCCCTTGCTCCGCCGAAATAAGACCACGGTGTGGTGTGCACTCTCCGGAAGAGCCGTTTCTTCCACCGATCTTTCACAAGGGATCATCTGGATCATTGACGATATAACTGAACGCAAGCGTCATGAAATCATGCGTGAGGAAATTGGTCAATTGGCTAGACACAGTCTCAAGTCTCCCTTCGGTGCAATGATCTCCGTTTCCGACATGTTTTTAAGTGAAGAAAATTTGACCAAAGAACAGCTTGATCGGATCGCCACGGTACAGGACACGGCCTTACACGTATTCGATTTGGCGAATGTGTTTCTTGTTATGGCTGGTGATGGTCCTGAGCATTTTTTGATTGATCGCGAACCCGTGGATATCGCTTGGCTTGCACGGCGCGTGGTGGTCAACGTGCAACGGCAGGCCGTACAGCGGCAGTGTACACTTGCTGTGTACTTTGATGGGCATGAAATGACAACGGATGATTCGCTGCTTATGCTTGGCGAAAAATCTATGCTTTACAGTATGTTGTCAAATGTGGTCAAAAATGCGCTGCATGCATCTGATCCTGGACAAGCGGTGTTGATATCACTTTTCCAGGGGGATTGCGCCATGATCGAAGTGCAGTACGAGAACTCTGCTCCCACTGTAATATGCGAAACATTTTTGCACGATGACAAGTGGTTTGAAGCGCAAGCAGATATTGATTTTTCCTTGTATTCCATGCGCCTGACTGTTGAAGCACATCGTGGCGAAGTGGATATTGATACCGACAGCGCAACAAAAACCATATTTCGGATTCGATTGCCTCGTATGCAGGCCGCGTGTGAAGCAAAGGCTGAAACTGTATCCATGCAAGGAGGCGATATATGA
- a CDS encoding response regulator, producing MSRVLIVDDDMTSREILTSIVLDAGHDAVTAENGEEALAVYKRQPVDLVFLDIFMPEKEGLETLKELLVLQKNLPVVAMTGGSAFTSFEPLNWAKNLGATRAILKPVERKEVLAILADLDG from the coding sequence ATGAGCAGAGTTCTGATTGTTGACGATGACATGACGTCGCGTGAAATTTTGACGAGTATTGTTCTTGACGCTGGACATGATGCGGTGACAGCAGAAAACGGTGAAGAAGCGCTGGCAGTTTATAAACGTCAACCGGTTGACCTCGTTTTTCTTGATATTTTCATGCCTGAAAAAGAAGGTCTTGAGACTCTTAAAGAACTATTAGTTCTTCAAAAGAACCTCCCTGTCGTTGCAATGACCGGAGGGAGTGCATTCACTTCGTTTGAACCATTGAACTGGGCAAAAAATCTCGGCGCAACCCGGGCAATTCTCAAACCCGTTGAACGGAAGGAAGTTTTAGCCATTTTAGCCGATCTCGATGGTTGA
- a CDS encoding HDOD domain-containing protein — MMHNRVVSWATLPIVDEKGMVWGSEFLYRNSPDAYVAFIEDADQATLDVLSHAAMNLGGGSFEGLALVNFTPWTITEDFCLCLSPRRVVIGLTALDDMDGMLRAIDVAKRQGYNVSLSVDSVKQFSASIAQRVDMVEFDVSTMSSNEAQRLVAMAQRHHVSILGKYISNRALFKAAKSLGCTLFQGFFFSEPVRYAKPRFSSSASLRMRLLKEIELNEPDIDALTVLVEAEPSISYRLLACIHAVCFSTVSAVTSIKHAIRVAGWQSVRSWLRLMVVTDVSPPDTLRNLAYQAAVRAKTLELAALESGQRDLANTLFLLGLFSLLDTQLDDSMDSLVGSLPVDTPLADALRGHDNGLFHWLGLVVMDEQGDFERVDQASAALGLPANLVSLCRIKSVAWAQGVFNLSR, encoded by the coding sequence GTGATGCACAACAGGGTCGTGTCCTGGGCCACGTTGCCGATTGTGGATGAAAAGGGAATGGTTTGGGGAAGTGAGTTTCTCTATAGAAACTCACCCGACGCCTATGTCGCCTTTATTGAAGATGCAGATCAGGCAACTTTGGATGTGCTTTCCCATGCAGCGATGAATCTGGGTGGTGGAAGCTTCGAAGGATTAGCTCTCGTCAATTTTACGCCCTGGACGATTACCGAAGATTTTTGTTTGTGTCTGTCTCCGCGGCGAGTGGTGATCGGACTCACCGCTCTTGATGATATGGATGGAATGCTACGCGCTATCGATGTGGCAAAACGCCAAGGATACAACGTTTCTCTTTCTGTTGATTCGGTCAAACAATTTTCTGCCTCGATTGCCCAACGTGTTGATATGGTGGAGTTTGATGTCAGTACAATGTCGTCAAACGAAGCACAGCGCCTTGTTGCCATGGCACAGCGCCATCACGTTTCAATACTTGGAAAGTATATTTCAAATCGGGCACTGTTCAAGGCGGCCAAGTCTTTGGGATGTACGCTTTTTCAAGGATTTTTTTTCTCTGAGCCGGTCCGGTACGCTAAGCCTCGCTTTTCCTCTTCCGCATCGTTGCGTATGCGTCTTCTCAAAGAAATCGAACTGAATGAGCCCGATATTGATGCATTGACGGTGTTGGTAGAGGCTGAACCGTCGATTAGTTATCGTCTGTTGGCATGTATTCACGCCGTTTGTTTCTCGACGGTTTCAGCCGTGACGAGCATTAAACATGCTATACGCGTAGCCGGCTGGCAGAGTGTGAGGAGTTGGTTACGCCTTATGGTCGTGACAGATGTTTCTCCGCCTGATACTCTGCGCAACCTTGCCTATCAAGCTGCGGTTCGTGCCAAGACTTTGGAGCTCGCCGCACTTGAAAGTGGACAGCGCGATTTAGCCAATACATTGTTTCTTCTCGGTCTTTTTTCTCTTCTTGATACCCAACTCGATGATTCTATGGACTCTCTTGTCGGTTCACTTCCTGTCGATACACCTTTGGCCGATGCGTTACGTGGTCATGACAATGGGCTTTTTCATTGGTTAGGCCTCGTTGTTATGGACGAGCAAGGCGATTTCGAACGTGTCGACCAAGCGTCGGCCGCATTAGGGCTTCCCGCCAATCTCGTATCGTTGTGCCGTATAAAATCTGTTGCATGGGCTCAGGGAGTTTTCAACCTTTCCCGATGA
- the asnB gene encoding asparagine synthase (glutamine-hydrolyzing) gives MCGICGIVTDRGPKALAPVYAMRDAMAHRGPDGSSVVERIDVRGTGAALGHRRLAVIDLVTGDQPMTNEDRSIWIVFNGEIYNFQELRQDLERCGHRFTSTSDTETILHLYEQEGVDCVHKLRGMFAFAIWDEREKRLFAARDPFGKKPFHYALAHSDFVFSSEIKGLLAHPDIDRRLNLEAIYHYLSLQYVPDDMSAFAGVRKLPAGCRLMVQSNTVTVEQYYNPSFEPKLTGKQDALIEQLREVITDAVGVRLVSDVPLGAHLSGGIDSSIVTALMAELGSGPVRTFSIGFREERFSELDRARHIANRFGTDHREFIVDRQDLFSRIDHLPRVFDEPLADPSAIACLVLAEETRRHVTVALNGDGGDEMFAGYQRYRLDPWANIYTKMPRWLTQRLVPWLVSRLPERADVPIEQNYSAGLKRLAQAAAGDRRASLLRWGSYFSETDKLRLFQSEALQQTGFPPTSTLLSDLFDAAEASTFLDKTLAVDQRSYLPGDLLVKSDRTAMAHSLEGRSPLLDIRVAEFASRLPVQYKTTRFAGKILLRKAFAHLLPKHIVNAGKQGFGLPVGLWLRTSLYAETKNRLLDGTFSRQFFHTSEIERLLEEHKSGLVDHGKRLYALLCLEMWYNTYFES, from the coding sequence ATGTGTGGTATATGTGGCATTGTGACCGATCGCGGTCCCAAAGCGCTGGCTCCTGTGTATGCTATGCGCGACGCCATGGCTCATCGCGGGCCCGATGGGTCAAGCGTTGTTGAACGCATTGATGTTCGCGGGACCGGGGCTGCCTTAGGGCATCGTCGGCTGGCTGTTATTGACCTTGTCACCGGTGACCAGCCCATGACCAACGAAGATCGATCGATCTGGATCGTCTTCAACGGGGAAATCTACAACTTTCAGGAGTTGCGCCAGGATCTCGAACGATGCGGGCATAGGTTCACCTCAACATCGGATACCGAAACCATTCTGCATCTCTATGAACAAGAGGGTGTGGATTGTGTTCACAAACTCCGGGGAATGTTTGCCTTCGCTATCTGGGACGAACGTGAAAAACGACTGTTCGCCGCTCGTGATCCATTTGGAAAAAAACCCTTCCATTATGCCCTGGCACATAGCGACTTTGTCTTTTCCTCGGAAATAAAGGGCCTGCTCGCTCACCCCGATATCGACCGCCGCCTCAACCTCGAAGCCATTTATCATTATTTGAGCCTGCAATATGTCCCCGACGATATGAGTGCATTTGCCGGGGTTCGAAAACTTCCTGCCGGCTGCCGACTCATGGTCCAGTCGAATACCGTGACTGTCGAGCAGTATTACAATCCGTCATTCGAACCCAAGTTGACCGGAAAACAAGATGCTCTCATTGAGCAACTCCGTGAAGTTATCACCGATGCCGTAGGGGTACGTCTGGTCAGTGATGTGCCACTTGGTGCACACCTCTCCGGCGGTATCGACTCCAGTATTGTCACGGCACTCATGGCGGAACTCGGCTCCGGTCCGGTCCGCACCTTTTCTATCGGTTTTCGTGAAGAGCGTTTTTCGGAACTCGATCGAGCTCGACATATTGCCAATCGATTCGGCACCGATCACCGTGAATTTATTGTTGACCGACAAGACCTCTTTTCACGGATTGACCATTTACCGCGGGTTTTCGATGAGCCTCTGGCTGACCCATCGGCGATTGCCTGCCTCGTCCTTGCTGAAGAAACTCGCCGCCATGTCACTGTTGCTCTCAATGGTGATGGTGGCGACGAGATGTTTGCTGGCTACCAACGGTATCGGCTTGATCCCTGGGCGAATATCTATACAAAAATGCCGCGCTGGCTGACTCAACGACTTGTCCCCTGGCTTGTTTCACGTTTACCCGAGCGTGCCGATGTCCCCATTGAGCAGAACTATTCCGCCGGTCTCAAGCGCCTAGCGCAGGCCGCTGCCGGAGACCGACGCGCCAGTCTGTTACGTTGGGGGTCGTATTTTTCGGAAACAGATAAACTCCGGCTCTTCCAATCCGAAGCGCTACAACAAACCGGTTTTCCCCCGACCTCAACGCTGTTGTCCGATCTCTTCGATGCTGCCGAAGCCAGCACGTTTCTCGACAAAACGTTGGCTGTCGATCAGCGCTCGTATCTTCCCGGCGACCTTCTCGTGAAATCCGATCGTACAGCGATGGCGCATTCCCTTGAAGGACGCTCTCCGTTACTCGATATCCGCGTGGCCGAGTTTGCTTCTCGGCTACCAGTGCAGTATAAAACCACTCGATTTGCCGGCAAAATTTTGCTGCGAAAAGCATTCGCCCACCTTTTGCCCAAACACATTGTCAACGCGGGCAAGCAGGGCTTTGGTCTCCCCGTCGGGTTATGGCTTCGGACAAGCCTCTATGCAGAAACCAAAAATCGGCTTCTCGACGGAACATTTTCTCGCCAATTTTTCCATACCTCGGAAATAGAACGCCTGCTTGAAGAACATAAATCCGGTCTCGTCGATCACGGCAAGCGATTGTATGCGCTTTTGTGCCTTGAAATGTGGTACAATACCTACTTTGAATCATAA
- a CDS encoding threonine aldolase family protein: protein MPHHRTVSFASDNVSGAHPAVLAALQTANTDHVAPYGNDPLTKRAEAAFCELFGCKVEVFFVFTGTAANVLSLSSLLWPHQAVICSEQAHINVDECGAPERFGGMKLLTLPSSDGRITPEGITHYLGQVGNEHRVQPKVVSITQATECGVVLTPSEISAIGHVCQAHNLHLHMDGARFANAVASLGVSPASITVEAGVDVLSFGGTKNGLLFGEAVVFFNTELARHFKYIRKQGMQLASKNRFLAAQFLALLENDLWLENARHSNAMAALLATLAADIPGVRITQTPQANAVFAVIPPDVTTALSAEFPFYVWDADTHEVRWMTSFDTTEDDVRRFTRRLATLMADQAANP, encoded by the coding sequence ATGCCACACCATAGAACTGTTAGCTTCGCCAGTGACAATGTCTCCGGAGCGCATCCTGCTGTCCTTGCTGCATTGCAAACAGCCAATACCGACCACGTCGCTCCATATGGCAACGATCCCCTGACAAAACGTGCTGAAGCCGCGTTTTGTGAACTCTTCGGCTGCAAAGTTGAAGTTTTTTTCGTGTTCACCGGAACAGCGGCCAATGTTCTGTCGCTGTCGAGCCTGCTCTGGCCTCATCAAGCTGTCATCTGTTCCGAACAAGCCCATATCAATGTCGATGAATGCGGAGCACCAGAACGCTTCGGTGGAATGAAGCTGCTGACGTTGCCTTCATCCGATGGTCGTATTACGCCTGAGGGCATAACGCATTATCTTGGTCAGGTCGGCAATGAGCACCGTGTTCAGCCCAAAGTGGTGTCCATCACGCAGGCAACGGAATGTGGTGTCGTTCTCACCCCGAGTGAAATCAGCGCCATTGGCCACGTATGTCAGGCGCACAACCTGCACCTCCACATGGACGGTGCCCGATTTGCCAATGCCGTCGCCAGCCTTGGCGTATCTCCCGCCTCCATTACCGTTGAGGCCGGAGTGGATGTCCTTTCCTTTGGTGGAACCAAAAACGGTCTGCTGTTTGGCGAGGCTGTTGTCTTCTTTAACACGGAACTCGCTCGCCATTTTAAATATATTCGCAAACAAGGCATGCAGCTTGCGTCCAAAAATCGCTTTCTTGCCGCCCAATTCCTCGCGTTGCTCGAAAATGATCTTTGGCTTGAAAATGCCCGTCATTCCAATGCAATGGCAGCCTTATTAGCTACACTCGCAGCCGATATTCCTGGCGTTCGCATTACGCAAACTCCACAAGCCAATGCGGTCTTCGCCGTCATTCCTCCTGACGTTACCACCGCGCTTTCCGCTGAATTTCCATTTTATGTTTGGGATGCTGACACCCACGAGGTGCGTTGGATGACTTCATTCGATACGACCGAAGACGACGTACGCCGTTTCACACGACGTCTGGCCACGCTTATGGCCGACCAAGCCGCGAACCCGTAA
- a CDS encoding PAS domain-containing hybrid sensor histidine kinase/response regulator: MNLLILVSAVALVLLILLLYQLYAKDRIQRRLTHSQVCLERMAKEYDDLFAQAPLGIFRTTPGGKLLMANPEVASILGYASIEEMKSKVMDVGQDMYANAMAREKVNRIFENGGRLTQFEAQFKRADGSITWVYINAAATYDEQGRPIRYNGFLSDYSVQRKKSESLRAYARELAREVQSRNLDLQSAYDSLLKTNCQLQEAKAAAEMANKAKGEFLANMSHEIRTPLNAVIALSEVVLETELNNRQREYIEIMRSSSKSLLRVINDILDFSKIEADKLDLEHIEFKPRELLDDVADMYRDKVAATAVELVIDVSRDTPEVLAGDPYRLRQVLINLVSNAFKFTHTGEVYIGLHVHRETTTRIKAVFTIKDTGIGMPQDVIENLFVPFSQADGSTSRMYGGTGLGLAISKKLIGYFGGDIDVSSEVGSGTTFTFTAWFEKRHADKSMALRVPDDIAQKRAIIIEDSPGSRLVLMNLLLSLGMQAEAFEHAEQALEALESSRVEPPGFLFLDQRLPGMFGLDFIEEANRRGMYIPPTVLMTAYNDEKEFDRAEALGIRSILIKPLTRSRLYQCILDAVGARPSRRKRPGQHRALPQPGSRILLVEDNPTNRLVAREVLEGAHLVVEDAEHGRAALEAVSQATYDVILMDIQMPGMDGFEATTRLRTLPELENTPIIAMTAHAMMGDRERCLAAGMDDYIAKPIDQTEMLAILARHIPTKQGDWSPAAHMQSAAQKEHNMAAQTSLSQQLDSDRLEELEGIDLDEAMERLGGKRELYKTILLRYREDFRNLIGEITQAVESRDETKAMQLAHRFGGASGNISARLARKAALDFQAALKTGDDGTIHRAVQQLTENTTSLFSSIDMLSHNER, encoded by the coding sequence ATGAATCTCCTTATTCTGGTAAGTGCCGTTGCCTTGGTACTTTTGATACTCTTGTTGTATCAACTCTATGCGAAAGATCGAATCCAACGTCGACTTACTCACTCTCAAGTTTGTCTTGAACGTATGGCAAAGGAATATGACGATCTTTTTGCACAGGCACCTCTTGGCATATTCCGAACAACTCCAGGTGGAAAATTATTGATGGCTAACCCGGAAGTAGCGTCTATTCTCGGGTATGCTTCTATAGAAGAAATGAAATCCAAAGTAATGGATGTTGGGCAGGATATGTACGCCAACGCCATGGCACGTGAAAAAGTTAATCGTATTTTTGAGAATGGAGGCCGACTTACGCAGTTTGAAGCTCAGTTCAAACGAGCCGACGGTTCCATTACGTGGGTGTATATTAATGCGGCGGCAACGTATGATGAACAGGGGCGGCCTATTCGCTATAATGGCTTCTTGAGTGATTATAGTGTTCAACGCAAGAAATCGGAAAGTCTTCGCGCTTATGCTCGTGAGCTGGCTCGCGAAGTGCAGAGCCGCAATCTTGATTTGCAATCGGCATACGATTCTTTACTCAAAACGAACTGTCAGCTTCAGGAAGCGAAAGCTGCTGCTGAAATGGCCAATAAGGCCAAAGGCGAATTTCTTGCCAATATGAGTCATGAAATTCGTACTCCGCTCAATGCTGTTATTGCCCTGTCCGAGGTAGTTCTTGAGACCGAATTGAACAATCGGCAGCGTGAATATATTGAAATTATGCGCTCTTCCAGCAAATCGCTGCTTAGAGTCATTAATGATATTCTTGATTTCTCAAAAATTGAAGCCGACAAGCTCGATCTGGAACATATTGAATTCAAACCACGGGAACTCCTTGACGATGTTGCCGACATGTATCGTGATAAAGTCGCGGCAACCGCCGTTGAACTGGTTATTGATGTTTCACGCGATACACCTGAAGTTCTGGCCGGTGATCCCTATCGATTACGCCAAGTGCTCATCAATCTTGTTTCCAATGCGTTTAAGTTCACCCATACGGGAGAAGTATACATCGGGCTGCATGTTCATCGCGAAACGACAACGCGTATCAAAGCGGTCTTCACGATTAAAGATACTGGGATTGGCATGCCCCAAGATGTGATCGAGAATTTGTTCGTTCCCTTTTCGCAGGCCGATGGCTCTACGTCCCGTATGTATGGTGGAACCGGGCTGGGGCTGGCTATCAGTAAAAAATTGATTGGGTATTTTGGCGGCGATATTGATGTGTCGAGCGAAGTCGGATCGGGAACAACCTTTACGTTTACGGCATGGTTTGAGAAACGACATGCCGACAAAAGTATGGCACTCCGTGTTCCCGACGATATCGCACAGAAACGCGCCATCATCATTGAAGACAGTCCGGGAAGCCGGCTGGTATTAATGAATTTGTTGCTGTCTCTTGGGATGCAGGCGGAGGCATTTGAGCATGCCGAGCAGGCACTGGAAGCCTTGGAGTCATCACGTGTCGAGCCTCCGGGATTTCTGTTTCTTGACCAACGCCTCCCTGGCATGTTCGGTCTGGATTTTATTGAAGAAGCCAATCGGCGTGGAATGTATATTCCCCCCACGGTCTTGATGACGGCGTATAATGACGAAAAAGAGTTCGATCGTGCCGAGGCTCTTGGGATACGTTCCATTCTCATCAAACCGTTGACGCGTTCACGGCTGTACCAGTGTATTCTCGATGCGGTCGGTGCGCGGCCCTCACGTCGTAAACGTCCTGGACAGCATCGAGCTTTACCCCAACCGGGAAGTCGTATTCTGCTTGTTGAGGATAATCCAACGAACCGGCTCGTGGCGAGAGAAGTCTTGGAAGGCGCACACCTCGTTGTCGAGGATGCCGAGCATGGTCGAGCTGCGCTTGAAGCGGTGTCTCAAGCAACATATGATGTTATTTTGATGGATATTCAAATGCCCGGCATGGATGGTTTTGAAGCGACGACACGTCTTCGTACCCTCCCAGAGCTCGAAAATACGCCCATTATTGCTATGACCGCACATGCCATGATGGGTGATCGAGAACGATGTCTTGCTGCTGGAATGGATGATTATATCGCAAAACCGATTGATCAGACCGAGATGTTGGCCATATTGGCTCGACATATCCCAACGAAGCAGGGAGACTGGAGTCCGGCTGCACACATGCAATCGGCTGCTCAAAAGGAGCATAACATGGCTGCTCAGACATCCCTTTCACAACAGCTTGATTCCGACCGGCTTGAAGAACTTGAAGGTATAGACTTGGATGAAGCAATGGAGCGCCTTGGTGGAAAACGTGAATTATACAAAACGATCCTTCTTCGCTATCGGGAAGATTTTCGGAATCTTATCGGGGAGATAACGCAAGCGGTAGAGAGTAGGGATGAGACCAAAGCCATGCAACTCGCCCATCGATTCGGTGGGGCATCTGGAAATATTTCAGCTCGCTTAGCCCGGAAAGCTGCTCTCGATTTTCAAGCTGCACTCAAAACGGGAGATGATGGAACAATACATCGTGCGGTACAGCAATTGACGGAGAACACTACTTCATTGTTTTCAAGTATCGATATGCTGAGCCATAATGAGAGGTGA